A genomic segment from Nicotiana tabacum cultivar K326 chromosome 7, ASM71507v2, whole genome shotgun sequence encodes:
- the LOC107830098 gene encoding putative linoleate 9S-lipoxygenase 5 translates to MASISKLENKKINGTVVLIKKRPLDIAPSEVVQQQAVYEILGHKVTLQLISSFTGDSGKEMKEKLGNPTHLRDENNSGNESKFNVTFDWDEEVGAPGAFIIKNFNPSEFFLKKLTLEVDDPSHDSIHFVCNSWVYPAEKYKSDRVFFVNQAWLPSETPAPLRWYREEELLNLRGNGTGKLEEWDRVYDYAYYNDLGDPEKGSDYVRPILGGSEKYPYPRRGRTGRPPTKTDPNSESRLPLLMSFGIYVPRDEKFAPLKMTDFVGIALKVIVQLLVPELESLANISLNEFNSFEEILKIYEEGINLPNDLLERSTTHMLKEFIQSAGQGFLKYPMPQVIKEDKSAWRTDEEFAREMLAGINPVCICALKEFPPTSKLDPKVYGDQTCKITREQIQNQLDGLIIEEAIKANQLFILDHHDTIMPYVRQINMTSTKIYSSRTILFLRKDGTLKPLAIELSLPHPDGDQLGAISEVFTPHEDGIEASVWQLAKAYVAVNDSGVHQLISHWLHTHAAIEPFVIATNRQLSVLHPIYKLLHPHFRDTMHINALARQTLLNAGGILEQTVFPTKYAMEMTSVAYKDWTFPDQALPADLIKRGVAIEDPESEQGIRLLIEDYPYAVDGLEIWSAIKSWVQEYCSYYYKTDDMIKKDTELQAWWKEVREDGHGDRKSEPWWPKMQTLKELIDSCNIIIWIASALHAAINFGQYPYGGYLPNRPSMSRRFMPEPGSPEYEDLKTNPEKGYLRTITPQLQTLIGISAIEILSIHSSDEIYLGQRDTPEWTKDKEPLQALKRFGKKLAEIEEKIMKMNNDTKLKNRIGPVKMPYTLLYPTSEPGLTGKGIPNSVSI, encoded by the exons ATGGCATCAATTAGtaaacttgaaaataaaaaaatcaatggCACTGTTGTACTGATTAAAAAGAGACCTTTAGACATTGCTCCATCTGAAGTTGTTCAACAGCAGGCTGTTTATGAGATTCTTGGGCATAAGGTCACCCTGCAGCTTATCAGTTCTTTTACTGGAGATTCAG ggaaagaaatgaaagagaaACTTGGGAACCCTACACACTTGAGAGATGAGAATAACTCAGGCAATGAATCAAAGTTTAATGTCACATTTGATTGGGATGAAGAAGTTGGAGCTCCAGGAGCATTCATTATCAAGAACTTTAATCCTAGTGAGTTCTTCCTCAAGAAACTGACTCTTGAAGTTGATGATCCAAGTCATGACAGCATACATTTTGTCTGCAATTCTTGGGTTTATCCAGCTGAAAAGTACAAATCAGACCGCGTTTTCTTTGTCAATCAG GCTTGGCTTCCAAGTGAAACTCCAGCACCGTTACGTTGGTATAGGGAAGAAGAGTTGCTGAACTTGAGAGGAAATGGAACTGGTAAGCTTGAGGAGTGGGATAGAGTTTATGACTATGCTTATTACAATGACCTTGGAGATCCAGAAAAGGGTTCGGATTATGTTAGGCCAATCCTAGGAGGATCTGAAAAGTATCCTTATCCGCGTAGAGGCAGAACCGGGAGACCACCAACCAAGACAG ATCCTAATTCGGAGAGCCGGCTGCCACTGCTAATGAGCTTTGGTATTTATGTTCCAAGGGATGAGAAATTTGCACCCCTAAAGATGACAGATTTTGTCGGTATAGCACTTAAGGTCATCGTTCAGCTCCTTGTTCCTGAGCTCGAGTCTTTAGCAAACATCAGCCTCAATGAGTTCAACAGCTTTGAAGAGATATtaaaaatctatgaagaaggaaTCAATCTTCCAAATGATCTTTTGGAGAGAAGTACTACACATATGCTCAAGGAATTTATTCAAAGTGCTGGTCAGGGGTTTCTTAAGTATCCAATGCCACAGGTTATTAAAG AGGATAAGTCAGCTTGGAGGACTGATGAAGAATTTGCAAGAGAGATGTTGGCTGGAATAAACCCTGTTTGCATTTGTGCCCTTAAG GAGTTCCCTCCAACTAGTAAGCTGGACCCAAAAGTCTATGGTGACCAAACTTGCAAAATAACCAGAGAACAAATACAAAATCAGTTAGATGGACTCATTATAGAAGAG GCGATCAAGGCGAATCAGCTTTTCATATTAGATCATCATGACACAATTATGCCATATGTGAGGCAGATCAATATGACAAGTACAAAAATTTATTCCTCAAGAACGATCCTTTTTCTACGGAAAGATGGGACTTTGAAGCCACTAGCCATTGAACTAAGCTTGCCTCATCCAGATGGAGATCAACTTGGTGCCATAAGCGAAGTTTTTACACCACATGAAGATGGCATTGAGGCTTCCGTATGGCAATTGGCTAAAGCTTATGTCGCAGTCAATGACTCTGGAGTTCATCAGCTAATCAGCCACTG GTTACACACTCATGCTGCAATTGAGCCATTTGTGATCGCGACAAACAGGCAGCTAAGTGTGCTTCATCCTATCTATAAGCTTTTGCATCCTCACTTCCGTGATACAATGCACATTAATGCCTTGGCTAGACAGACCCTACTTAATGCTGGAGGAATTCTTGAGCAAACAGTTTTCCCTACAAAATATGCTATGGAGATGACATCAGTAGCTTACAAGGATTGGACTTTTCCTGATCAAGCCCTTCCCGCTGATCTTATCAAGAG AGGTGTGGCAATTGAGGATCCTGAATCGGAACAAGGTATCCGCCTACTAATTGAGGACTATCCATATGCTGTGGACGGTCTAGAAATATGGTCAGCAATCAAAAGTTGGGTTCAGGAGTATTGCAGCTACTATTACAAAACAGATGACATGATTAAGAAAGACACTGAACTTCAAGCCTGGTGGAAGGAAGTCCGAGAAGATGGACATGGCGACAGGAAATCTGAGCCCTGGTGGCCTAAAATGCAAACGCTCAAAGAGCTGATTGACTCATGCAATATAATTATCTGGATTGCTTCTGCTCTTCATGCAGCAATCAATTTTGGGCAGTATCCTTATGGTGGCTACCTACCAAATCGCCCTTCAATGAGCCGAAGGTTCATGCCTGAGCCAGGCAGTCCTGAGTATGAAGATCTGAAGACGAACCCTGAAAAGGGATATCTGAGGACAATTACACCCCAACTACAGACTCTAATTGGAATTTCTGCTATTGAGATTTTGTCGATACATTCTTCAGATGAAATTTACCTTGGCCAGAGAGACACTCCTGAGTGGACTAAGGACAAAGAACCATTACAAGCTTTAAAAAGATTCGGCAAAAAGCTGGCTGAAATTGAGGAAAAAATTATGAAGATGAACAATGACACAAAATTGAAGAACAGGATCGGGCCTGTTAAGATGCCATATACATTGCTCTATCCTACAAGTGAACCAGGACTTACTGGTAAAGGAATACCCAACAGTGTCTCAATATAA
- the LOC107830099 gene encoding putative linoleate 9S-lipoxygenase 5: MFLGKIVDAITGKDDGKKVKGTVVLMKKNVLDFTDINASVLDGVLEFLGRRVSLELISSVHADPANGLQGKRSKAAYLENWLTNNTPIAAGESAFRVTFDWDDEEFGVPGAFIIKNLHFSEFFLKSLTLEDVPNHGKVHFVCNSWVYPAKKYKSPRIFFANQAYLPSETPEPLRKCRENELVTLRGDGTGKLEEWDRVYDYAYYNDLGDPDKGKELSRPVLGGSSEYPYPRRGRTGREPTKTDPNSESRIPLLMSLDIYVPRDERFGHIKLSDFLTFALKSIVQLLLPEFKALFDSTPNEFDSFEDVLKLYEGGIKLPQGPLLKAITDSIPLEILKELLRSDGEGLFKYPTPQVIQEDKTAWRTDEEFGREMLAGVNPVTISRLQEFPPKSKLDPKTYGNQNSTITREQIEDKLDGLTIDEAIKTNRLFILNHHDILMPYLRRINTSTDTKTYASRTLLFLQDNGTLKPLAIELSLPHPDGDQFGAISKVYTPADHGVEGSIWQLAKAYAAVNDSGVHQLISHWLNTHAVIEPFVIATNRQLSALHPIYKLLHPHFRETMNINALARQILINGGGLLELTVFPAKYSMEMSAVVYKDWVFPEQALPTDLIKRGVAVEDSSSPHGIRLLIQDYPYAVDGLKIWSAIKSWVTEYCNYYYKSDDAVQKDTELQAWWKELREEGHGDKKDEPWWPKMQTVQELIDSCTITIWIASALHAAVNFGQYPYAGYLPNRPTLSRNFMPEPGSTEYEELKTNPDKVFLKTITPQLQTLLGISLIEILSRHSSDTLYLGQRESPEWTKDQEPLSAFERFGKKLSDIEDQIMEMNGDEKWKNRSGPVKVPYTLLFPTSEGGLTGKGIPNSVSI; this comes from the exons CAAATGGTTTACAAGGGAAACGCAGCAAAGCAGCATACTTGGAGAATTGGCTTACAAACAACACCCCAATAGCAGCAGGTGAATCAGCATTTAGAGTCACATTTGATTGGGATGATGAGGAATTTGGAGTTCCAGGAGCATTCATTATCAAGAACTTGCATTTTAGTGAGTTCTTTCTCAAGTCACTCACCCTTGAAGATGTTCCTAATCATGGCAAAGTTCATTTTGTCTGCAATTCTTGGGTTTATCCTGCTAAAAAATACAAGTCACCTCGCATCTTCTTCGCGAATCAG GCCTATCTCCCAAGTGAAACACCAGAACCGTTGCGAAAATGCAGAGAAAATGAACTAGTAACATTAAGAGGAGATGGAACTGGAAAGCTTGAGGAATGGGATAGAGTTTATGACTATGCTTACTACAATGACTTGGGTGATCCAGACAAAGGCAAAGAGCTTTCCAGGCCTGTCTTAGGAGGATCTTCTGAGTATCCGTATCCTCGTAGAGGCAGGACAGGCCGCGAACCAACCAAAACAG ATCCTAATTCCGAGAGCAGGATTCCACTGCTTATGAGCTTAGACATATATGTGCCAAGGGACGAGCGATTTGGTCATATAAAGTTGTCAGACTTCTTGACATTTGCTTTAAAATCCATTGTGCAGTTGCTTCTCCCTGAGTTTAAGGCTTTGTTCGATAGCACGCCTAATGAGTTTGATAGTTTTGAGGATGTACTTAAACTCTACGAAGGCGGAATCAAGTTACCTCAAGGCCCTTTGTTGAAAGCCATTACTGATAGCATTCCTTTAGAGATACTAAAAGAACTCCTTCGAAGTGATGGCGAAGGCCTATTTAAGTACCCAACTCCTCAGGTTATTCAAG AGGATAAAACTGCATGGAGGACGGATGAAGAGTTTGGGAGAGAAATGTTGGCCGGAGTCAATCCTGTCACAATCAGTAGACTCCAA GAATTCCCTCCGAAAAGCAAGCTGGATCCTAAAACATATGGCAACCAAAACAGTACAATTACCAGAGAGCAGATAGAGGATAAGTTGGATGGACTAACAATTGATGAG GCAATCAAGACTAATAGACTATTCATATTGAACCACCATGACATCCTTATGCCATACTTGAGGAGAATTAACACGTCGACAGACACAAAAACCTATGCCTCAAGAACTCTGCTCTTCTTGCAAGATAATGGAACTTTGAAGCCATTAGCAATTGAACTAAGCTTGCCACATCCAGATGGAGATCAATTTGGCGCTATTAGCAAAGTATATACACCAGCTGATCACGGTGTTGAAGGTTCTATCTGGCAGTTGGCCAAAGCATATGCAGCAGTGAATGACTCGGGCGTTCATCAACTCATCAGTCACTG GTTGAATACACATGCAGTGATAGAGCCATTCGTGATTGCAACAAATAGGCAACTAAGCGCGCTTCACCCTATTTATAAGCTTCTCCACCCTCATTTCCGTGAGACGATGAACATAAATGCTTTAGCAAGACAGATCTTGATCAATGGTGGTGGACTTCTTGAGTTGACAGTTTTTCCAGCCAAATATTCCATGGAAATGTCAGCAGTAGTTTACAAAGACTGGGTTTTCCCTGAACAAGCACTTCCTACTGATCTCATCAAAAG AGGAGTAGCTGTTGAGGACTCGAGCTCCCCACATGGCATTCGCTTACTGATTCAGGACTATCCATATGCTGTTGATGGGTTGAAAATATGGTCAGCAATCAAAAGTTGGGTAACTGAATACTGCAACTATTATTACAAATCAGATGATGCGGTACAAAAAGACACTGAACTTCAAGCCTGGTGGAAGGAACTCCGCGAAGAGGGACACGGTGACAAGAAAGATGAGCCTTGGTGGCCTAAAATGCAGACAGTGCAAGAACTGATAGACTCTTGCACCATCACAATATGGATAGCTTCAGCACTTCATGCAGCAGTCAATTTCGGGCAATACCCTTATGCTGGTTATCTCCCTAATCGTCCTACATTAAGCCGAAATTTCATGCCAGAGCCAGGAAGTACCGAGTATGAAGAGCTCAAGACGAATCCGGACAAAGTGTTCCTCAAAACAATCACTCCACAGCTGCAGACACTGCTTGGAATTTCCCTCATAGAGATCTTGTCAAGGCATTCTTCGGATACACTTTACCTCGGGCAAAGGGAATCACCTGAATGGACAAAGGATCAAGAACCACTTTCAGCTTTTGAgaggtttggaaagaagctaAGTGATATCGAGGATCAGATAATGGAGATGAATGGTGATGAGAAATGGAAGAACAGGTCAGGGCCTGTTAAAGTTCCATATACCTTGCTCTTCCCCACAAGTGAAGGAGGACTTACTGGCAAAGGAATTCCTAACAGTGTGTCAATATAG